One Paenibacillus sp. FSL H7-0737 DNA segment encodes these proteins:
- a CDS encoding glycosyltransferase family 2 protein yields the protein MDCLRSVYDSATNYSYEIILIDNNSNDDSVEKISREFPGVMLIANNDNVGFARANNQGMEASSGRYVLLLNSDTVVRKDTLETMISFMDSRPDVGASGCKIILPDGSLDKACKRGFPTPSASFYYAFGFSKLFPDRPRFNGYQLGYLDPDLDYPIDCLVGAFMLLRRETINQVGGLDEEFFMYGEDLDWCYRIKEAGWEIYYYPKTSIVHLKGGSARRRPFKIVYEFHRAMILFHRKHYSKKYNSMINGTVYAGVGVKFALSLLRNALTSPKTVPSPAQSLNSANETGARNEKNTEVNL from the coding sequence ATGGATTGTCTCAGGTCGGTGTATGACTCAGCAACGAACTATTCCTATGAGATTATTTTAATAGACAACAATTCCAATGATGATTCAGTAGAGAAGATTAGTAGAGAGTTTCCAGGTGTAATGTTGATCGCAAATAACGACAATGTCGGTTTTGCCCGTGCTAATAATCAGGGGATGGAAGCTTCATCCGGACGGTATGTGCTGCTGCTGAATTCAGATACGGTGGTACGTAAGGATACGCTAGAGACGATGATCTCCTTTATGGATAGTCGGCCTGATGTAGGAGCGTCAGGGTGCAAGATTATTTTACCGGATGGCTCGCTGGATAAAGCTTGCAAGCGGGGGTTTCCTACACCGTCTGCTTCGTTCTATTATGCTTTTGGATTTAGTAAGCTATTTCCGGATCGTCCGAGGTTTAACGGTTACCAGTTAGGTTATCTGGACCCTGATCTTGATTACCCGATAGATTGTCTGGTTGGTGCGTTTATGCTGCTGCGGCGGGAGACGATTAACCAGGTGGGTGGATTGGATGAAGAGTTCTTTATGTACGGTGAGGATTTAGATTGGTGTTATCGTATTAAAGAGGCTGGTTGGGAGATTTATTATTATCCGAAGACCTCTATCGTACATCTTAAAGGCGGCAGCGCCAGACGCAGACCGTTTAAGATCGTCTATGAATTCCACCGGGCAATGATTTTATTTCATCGTAAGCATTATAGTAAGAAGTACAACAGTATGATAAATGGAACAGTATATGCCGGCGTAGGTGTGAAGTTCGCACTTTCGCTTTTGCGGAATGCCTTAACTTCACCTAAAACAGTCCCATCACCTGCTCAGAGTCTTAACTCCGCTAATGAAACAGGTGCACGTAACGAAAAGAATACTGAGGTGAATTTATGA
- a CDS encoding glycosyltransferase family 2 protein, whose protein sequence is MNNKTVSVHIVTYNSADDIIDCIEAVMAQDYLVKKIVVVDNASTDGSADKVRTFYHQFNSDSPAAFLVGHEAMNSAREIKQYPTIDLLENELNTGFAPAHNQAIAATETDYVLVLNPDLTLAPDYISRLITQMENNPQIGSATGKLLLKADHGLVDSTGLLMNRVRRAFDRGAGEPADQWTQSGSVFGVSGAAAMYSRRMIDDISVDGEFFDADFFAYKEDVDVAWRAELFGWQGYYDAEAIGYHERGWKTSGRNTKPLFIRRISYINRYKMIYKNEPTRTLLKTIFISLPYEIAAHGYMLLREPKLITAWKSFFTQLPALKKKREYIQAAIKERKKHKS, encoded by the coding sequence ATGAATAACAAAACAGTAAGTGTACATATCGTCACCTATAATAGTGCTGATGACATCATAGATTGTATAGAGGCAGTAATGGCACAGGACTATTTGGTCAAAAAAATTGTCGTAGTGGACAACGCTTCAACTGATGGTTCGGCGGATAAGGTCAGAACGTTCTATCACCAGTTTAACTCGGACTCACCCGCTGCATTCTTGGTGGGGCATGAAGCTATGAACTCCGCAAGGGAGATAAAGCAATATCCAACAATTGACCTTCTGGAGAATGAGCTTAACACAGGCTTCGCCCCAGCCCACAATCAAGCGATTGCCGCTACGGAAACAGATTACGTGCTCGTCCTTAACCCTGACCTAACGCTTGCTCCAGACTATATTTCCAGACTAATCACACAGATGGAGAATAATCCGCAGATTGGCAGCGCCACAGGCAAGCTTTTGCTAAAGGCAGATCATGGGCTGGTAGACAGCACAGGTCTCCTTATGAACAGAGTACGCCGTGCATTTGATCGCGGTGCGGGTGAGCCAGCTGACCAATGGACGCAATCGGGTTCTGTATTCGGTGTATCTGGAGCGGCTGCGATGTATTCCCGACGGATGATCGACGACATAAGTGTTGATGGCGAGTTTTTTGATGCAGACTTTTTTGCCTATAAGGAAGATGTGGATGTGGCTTGGAGGGCGGAGTTATTTGGCTGGCAGGGATATTATGATGCTGAGGCGATCGGGTATCACGAACGTGGCTGGAAAACGTCTGGTCGTAACACTAAGCCGTTGTTCATCCGACGAATATCTTACATTAACCGCTACAAAATGATCTACAAGAATGAACCGACTCGAACTTTGCTGAAAACAATCTTCATTTCTCTCCCCTATGAAATTGCAGCTCATGGTTATATGCTTCTGAGAGAGCCAAAGTTAATTACAGCGTGGAAGTCCTTTTTTACTCAGCTCCCTGCGTTAAAAAAGAAGCGGGAGTATATACAAGCCGCGATAAAAGAGAGAAAGAAACACAAAAGCTAA
- a CDS encoding undecaprenyl-phosphate glucose phosphotransferase: MIRRNQKFLTQLYMVADFLVIQLSFLIAWWLKFRSGWMEYENPLPVESYAYWSMIYGGIAVLIGILLSLYLPKRKKRFVDEFIKIFQVHIMGIFILLGLMFFVKEINISRTYLALYMGLNILSIMLYRYVLKKMLKSFREKGFNRQFVLIIGAGTLGKRFYNNLEQYPELGYEAIGFLDDYHTWDGIEEQRYKPILGTVDQLSGMLEMLPVDEVILALPLDAHSKYPSIIAACEKAGVRTLIIPDFFDYLPARPYFDNFAGMPMINVRDIPLDMTGNKMAKRLFDIVFSLFAIIMISPVMLIVALGVRLTSPGPIIFRQERVGLNRRNFMMYKFRSMKMQQDGEEDTGWSTREDPRRTRFGTFIRKTSLDELPQFFNVLLGHMSVVGPRPERPYYVEQFRDEIPKYMVKHHVRPGITGWAQSNGLRGDTSIEERIKHDIFYIENWSLLFDIRIIFKTIRNGFVNKNAY, from the coding sequence ATGATTCGGCGTAATCAGAAATTTTTGACACAGCTCTATATGGTGGCTGACTTTCTTGTCATCCAGCTGTCCTTCCTTATAGCCTGGTGGTTAAAGTTTAGAAGTGGTTGGATGGAGTACGAAAACCCGTTGCCTGTAGAGTCGTACGCTTACTGGAGCATGATTTATGGCGGAATTGCAGTGCTAATCGGTATACTGCTGTCGCTGTATTTGCCGAAGCGTAAGAAACGGTTTGTCGATGAATTCATTAAGATTTTCCAAGTGCATATTATGGGCATTTTCATTCTGCTCGGTCTGATGTTTTTCGTGAAAGAAATAAATATCTCCCGAACATATCTAGCTCTTTACATGGGATTGAACATTCTTTCTATTATGCTGTACCGTTATGTACTGAAGAAGATGCTTAAATCTTTTCGCGAAAAAGGCTTCAACCGACAGTTTGTACTTATCATCGGTGCAGGTACGCTAGGCAAAAGATTCTACAATAATCTAGAGCAATATCCTGAACTTGGATATGAAGCGATTGGCTTCTTGGATGACTATCATACATGGGATGGAATTGAGGAACAACGATATAAACCGATTCTTGGAACAGTTGACCAGTTGTCTGGAATGCTAGAAATGCTGCCTGTGGATGAGGTTATACTTGCGCTGCCACTTGATGCACATTCGAAGTATCCTTCAATTATTGCGGCCTGTGAAAAAGCAGGCGTGCGCACATTGATTATCCCTGACTTTTTCGACTACTTACCAGCCCGCCCTTACTTTGATAACTTTGCAGGCATGCCGATGATTAATGTTCGTGATATTCCACTAGATATGACGGGTAATAAGATGGCAAAACGATTGTTTGATATTGTGTTCTCTTTGTTCGCTATTATTATGATCTCTCCTGTGATGCTTATCGTGGCTCTTGGTGTTCGTCTGACCTCTCCGGGACCGATTATATTCAGGCAGGAACGTGTGGGATTGAACCGTCGTAATTTTATGATGTATAAGTTCCGCTCCATGAAGATGCAGCAGGACGGCGAAGAGGATACGGGCTGGAGTACGCGTGAAGATCCTCGTAGAACAAGATTTGGAACCTTTATCCGTAAGACAAGTCTGGATGAGCTTCCGCAATTTTTTAATGTGTTACTGGGACATATGAGTGTGGTTGGACCTAGACCAGAACGCCCATATTATGTGGAACAGTTCCGTGATGAAATTCCGAAGTATATGGTAAAACACCATGTACGACCTGGAATTACAGGTTGGGCACAGAGCAATGGACTCCGCGGTGACACTTCCATCGAGGAGCGGATCAAACACGATATTTTCTACATCGAGAACTGGTCTTTACTGTTTGACATTCGAATTATTTTCAAAACGATTCGCAACGGCTTCGTCAACAAAAATGCTTATTGA
- the rfbB gene encoding dTDP-glucose 4,6-dehydratase — translation MKLLVTGGAGFIGSNFVLYMLQQHPDYQIVNVDALTYAGNLENLKSIENHPNHKFVKADITDVQAMDALFSQGVDVVVNFAAESHVDRSILEPEVFVKTNVLGTQVLLDAAKKYSVTKFVQVSTDEVYGSLGATGLFTEETPLTPNSPYSASKAGGDLLVRAYHETFGLPVNITRCSNNYGPYQFPEKLIPLMISRALADQALPVYGDGMNIRDWLYVEDHCSAIDLVIHKGVNGEVYNIGGNNERTNVHIVNTVLQELGKPDSLITYVQDRPGHDRRYGIDPTKIMNELGWKPKHTFETGIKETIQWYLNNREWWTRIQSGEYQKYAELQYGDRLGESL, via the coding sequence ATGAAACTGCTAGTTACCGGCGGAGCCGGCTTTATCGGCAGCAACTTTGTATTATACATGCTGCAACAACATCCTGATTATCAAATCGTTAACGTAGACGCGTTGACGTATGCAGGTAATTTGGAGAATTTGAAGTCAATTGAAAATCATCCGAACCACAAGTTCGTAAAAGCAGACATTACAGATGTACAGGCAATGGATGCTTTGTTTAGCCAAGGTGTTGATGTAGTGGTAAATTTCGCGGCTGAATCGCATGTGGATCGGAGTATTTTGGAGCCAGAAGTGTTTGTGAAGACGAACGTGCTTGGAACACAAGTACTTTTGGATGCGGCGAAAAAATACAGTGTTACTAAATTCGTTCAGGTTTCTACGGATGAGGTATACGGATCACTTGGAGCAACCGGTTTGTTTACTGAAGAAACTCCTTTGACTCCGAACAGTCCATATTCGGCAAGTAAAGCTGGTGGCGACTTGCTTGTACGTGCATACCATGAGACATTCGGACTGCCAGTGAACATTACCCGCTGCTCGAACAATTATGGCCCGTACCAATTCCCTGAGAAGCTTATTCCGCTTATGATCTCCCGCGCACTTGCGGATCAAGCGTTGCCTGTATATGGCGATGGGATGAATATCCGTGACTGGTTGTATGTTGAGGATCACTGCAGCGCGATTGATTTGGTTATCCACAAGGGCGTGAACGGTGAAGTATACAACATTGGTGGCAATAACGAACGTACAAATGTGCATATCGTGAACACAGTATTGCAGGAACTTGGCAAACCTGATTCACTGATTACTTATGTTCAAGACCGTCCGGGTCATGATCGACGCTATGGAATTGATCCTACCAAGATTATGAACGAACTGGGTTGGAAGCCGAAGCATACGTTTGAAACAGGTATTAAAGAAACCATCCAATGGTATCTCAATAACCGAGAATGGTGGACTCGCATTCAATCTGGGGAATACCAGAAGTACGCTGAATTACAATATGGCGATCGTTTGGGAGAATCTCTATAA
- the rfbC gene encoding dTDP-4-dehydrorhamnose 3,5-epimerase, with protein sequence MKVTPLQLQGASILEPVVHGDNRGFFMESYNEEVMHKLGVNYNFIQDNQSLSADVGVLRGLHYQLNPKAQTKLIRVLTGAIYDVIVDIRRNSPTFGQWVGVILSEYNKRQLLVPKGFAHGFCTLVPNTQVLYKVDEYYSPENDRGILWNDPALGIDWPTSSPVLSDKDQRHPLLKDAELNFEL encoded by the coding sequence ATGAAAGTTACACCCTTACAACTACAAGGTGCGAGCATTTTAGAACCTGTAGTCCACGGCGACAACCGTGGATTTTTCATGGAAAGCTACAACGAAGAAGTAATGCATAAGCTCGGCGTAAACTACAATTTCATTCAAGACAATCAGTCCCTCTCTGCAGACGTTGGAGTGCTGCGTGGTCTTCACTACCAGCTGAACCCAAAAGCTCAAACGAAATTGATCCGTGTTCTAACTGGAGCTATTTACGATGTTATCGTAGATATCCGTCGTAATTCTCCTACATTTGGTCAATGGGTCGGAGTAATACTTAGCGAATATAACAAACGCCAACTGCTTGTACCTAAGGGCTTCGCGCATGGATTCTGCACATTGGTTCCGAACACCCAAGTGTTATATAAGGTGGACGAATATTATTCCCCCGAAAATGATCGCGGCATATTATGGAATGATCCAGCCTTAGGTATTGATTGGCCGACTTCTAGTCCAGTATTATCGGATAAGGATCAGCGTCATCCATTGCTGAAGGACGCTGAACTTAATTTTGAGTTATAA
- the rfbD gene encoding dTDP-4-dehydrorhamnose reductase, producing the protein MKVLVTGAAGQLGQDVVLLIQHQGHQVMGCDRQEMDITDLDQCIQVIGEFGPDAVIHCAAHTAVDAAESDIDAAYLINATGSRNVALASEKAGAKLVYISTDYVFDGLGVQPYHEYDNTDPKSIYGKSKRAGEVLVQSLSSKYFIVRTSWVYGKYGNNFVKTMLKLGQEKPMLQVVDDQKGSPTYTVDLARFLLELIQTEKYGVYHASNSDSCTWFEFTQAIFAEAEEVLGLKFTAKLEPCATEQFPRPAPRPRNSVMEHLSIRTNGFEDIRPWREGLRDFLLELKE; encoded by the coding sequence CTGAAGGTACTTGTTACAGGCGCGGCCGGACAACTAGGCCAGGACGTAGTTTTACTAATCCAGCATCAAGGTCACCAAGTGATGGGCTGTGACCGTCAAGAGATGGATATCACCGATCTGGATCAGTGTATCCAGGTTATTGGTGAGTTTGGACCGGATGCTGTCATTCATTGTGCTGCGCATACAGCAGTAGATGCGGCAGAAAGTGACATCGATGCAGCTTATTTAATTAATGCAACGGGCAGTCGAAACGTAGCGCTAGCTTCTGAAAAAGCTGGAGCTAAGCTGGTGTACATTAGTACGGATTATGTATTTGATGGTTTGGGAGTACAGCCTTACCATGAGTATGATAATACAGACCCTAAGAGTATATATGGTAAATCGAAACGTGCGGGCGAGGTGCTCGTTCAATCCCTCTCCTCTAAGTATTTCATCGTACGCACATCATGGGTGTATGGTAAATACGGGAATAACTTTGTCAAAACAATGCTAAAGCTTGGTCAAGAAAAGCCAATGCTTCAAGTAGTCGATGACCAAAAGGGTTCGCCTACCTATACAGTTGATTTAGCTCGTTTCTTACTTGAGCTTATCCAAACTGAGAAGTATGGTGTATACCATGCGTCAAATAGCGACTCATGTACTTGGTTTGAATTTACACAGGCAATTTTTGCAGAGGCTGAGGAAGTTTTAGGTTTGAAATTTACCGCTAAGCTTGAACCGTGTGCTACAGAACAGTTCCCGAGACCTGCACCACGTCCTCGGAATTCGGTGATGGAGCATCTGTCGATACGTACGAATGGATTTGAGGATATTCGACCTTGGCGTGAGGGCCTGAGAGATTTCCTCTTAGAGCTAAAAGAATAA
- a CDS encoding phosphatidylinositol-specific phospholipase C/glycerophosphodiester phosphodiesterase family protein: protein MDKKKIVATVIVIGALIMLLVIAFSNEDKQPASGFEAHKVVAHAMGGINGHTYTNAFEAFVANYAQGTRVFEVDLLLSADDQLVGRHEWSGNMSKLLGQLDILPANKQGVVLDYKEFMDSPILNIYSPIDVEKLLDLMQHYPDAYIVTDTKEIKPELINKQFTLLVEAAQRRDPAILDRIVPQIYNQSMLDEINKVYSFPEVLYTLYQSKDTNEQVIEFVNKTGVDITMPVGRANKSFVKKLQKAGARVYVHTVNEEAEIRELARMGVDGFYTDFVPEKDLINISGVR, encoded by the coding sequence ATGGATAAGAAAAAGATTGTTGCAACCGTGATTGTAATTGGAGCTCTTATCATGTTACTTGTAATCGCTTTTAGTAATGAAGACAAGCAGCCTGCAAGTGGCTTTGAAGCTCACAAGGTCGTAGCACATGCCATGGGTGGCATTAACGGCCATACATACACCAATGCTTTTGAAGCATTTGTTGCTAATTATGCACAGGGAACTCGCGTATTTGAAGTAGACTTGTTATTATCGGCTGATGATCAGCTAGTAGGTAGGCATGAGTGGTCAGGCAACATGAGTAAGCTTTTAGGTCAGTTGGATATTCTTCCTGCTAATAAACAAGGGGTAGTACTAGATTATAAGGAATTCATGGACAGCCCAATCCTGAATATATACTCCCCGATTGATGTCGAGAAGTTGCTTGATCTGATGCAGCATTATCCAGATGCTTATATCGTGACCGATACGAAAGAAATCAAACCCGAACTTATAAATAAACAATTTACATTGTTGGTAGAAGCGGCGCAGCGCCGGGATCCAGCCATATTAGATCGGATTGTTCCACAAATATATAATCAGTCGATGCTTGATGAGATCAATAAGGTGTATTCTTTTCCAGAAGTGCTTTACACTCTGTACCAATCCAAGGATACGAATGAACAAGTTATTGAGTTTGTTAATAAAACAGGTGTGGATATTACCATGCCAGTTGGCCGAGCCAACAAGAGCTTTGTTAAAAAGCTGCAGAAGGCCGGAGCTCGTGTATATGTTCATACAGTAAATGAAGAAGCTGAAATTAGGGAGCTCGCCCGTATGGGCGTGGATGGTTTTTACACTGATTTTGTACCCGAAAAGGATTTGATTAACATCTCAGGTGTACGTTGA